A genomic region of Anopheles coustani chromosome 3, idAnoCousDA_361_x.2, whole genome shotgun sequence contains the following coding sequences:
- the LOC131261947 gene encoding EF-hand domain-containing protein 1-like, with amino-acid sequence MEGLPKLPGNDFANRLRQKHHVPQSFKYINGYPIPVRPECGLGGERLHEDSIQFSEVSGGGNDTVLYDPILTYGRVRHLPVKPYRPHFVLYDQKTLKFSAFFRQAVPESPHETFRIRYVNILYFLEDDTLTVLEPAIENCGYPQGRLVRRGRKLKNAELGEFYCWKDLNIGIDVEMHGYVFHITDCDAYTKEFLLSNGIELNEIELLPPDPAMNERSISQRQSFRHHKMYPVPDDKLRKYLEYQGKVLHFDCVLDERDREGGELMTYKLFYYLEDDTVSIKELKENQEGRDYFPMLLRKQKLPKNWKENPVSHPSIFLEKTDHEVSEYYSPKDLIVGSTIFVYGRKFLLLDCDGFTRCYFEKALKIIQPDRVQLSASPKRSPRLKIPTYLGIGTPEDSLASHHSLVPKSPKKDVVTYLVNVNKFLRYGCVLDTAHPEDQVRRFVLSLSLADGTIGIMESSIDNSGIRGGRFLSPRKIWLPGCDPNEPDYYTAKDLYIGATIVVFSHRFKIVSADLYVYRYMQAHPEMFSSQTIESVRNYMLAEGHLREDLQQATDEAYRNMAPEGPEGEPMDEVQKRLSGFKVDGGRAGTPELVCAAGSPGPQYEKTHVCGGQAEHPCPHPTIPDEEIRKAYHTNEPEDLAIQSYRVPENYPSSPSPPRSPMLEVQGGGKKTVRFQDDC; translated from the exons ATGGAAGGATTACCGAAGCTACCTGGTAATGATTTTGCCAACCGGCTGCGCCAAAAGCATCACGTTCCGCAGAGCTTCAAGTACATCAACGGATACCCGATTCCGGTTCGTCCCGAATGTGGGCTCGGTGGCGAACGTTTGCATGAAGACTCGATCCAGTTCAGTGAGGTCTCGGGTGGAGGAAATGACACCGTCCTGTACGATCCTATCCTCACGTACGGCCGGGTGCGCCATCTGCCCGTGAAACCCTACCGGCCACACTTTGTGCTATACGATCAGAAAACGCTCAAGTTCAGTGCGTTTTTCCGGCAGGCGGTGCCCGAATCACCGCACGAAACGTTTCGCATCCGGTACGTAAACATCCTGTACTTTCTCGAGGATGACACGCTCACCGTGCTGGAGCCGGCGATCGAAAATTGTGGCTATCCGCAGGGTCGGTTGGTGCGTCGGGGACGCAAGCTGAAGAACGCCGAACTGGGTGAGTTTTACTGCTGGAAGGATCTGAACATTGGCATCGACGTTGAGATGCACGGATACGTCTTTCACATCACGGACTGCGACGCGTACACGAAGGAGTTCCTGCTGAGCAACGGTATCGAGCTAAACGAAATCGAACTGTTGCCACCCGATCCGGCCATGAACGAGCGCTCGATCAGCCAGCGGCAGTCGTTCCGCCATCACAAGATGTACCCGGTACCGGACGACAAGCTGAGGAAGTATCTCGAGTATCAGGGAAAGGTGTTGCA CTTCGACTGTGTGCTGGATGAACGGGATCGTGAAGGTGGGGAACTGATGACCTATAAACTATTCTACTACCTAGAAGACGACACCGTTTCCATAAAAGAGTTGAAAGAGAACCAGGAAGGTCGGGACTACTTTCCGATGCTGCTTCGTAAACAGAAACTTCCGAAAAATTGGAAAGAGAATCCCG TGTCACATCCATCGATTTTCTTGGAGAAAACAGACCACGAAGTTTCGGAGTACTACTCCCCGAAAGACCTGATCGTAGGCTCGACCATTTTTGTGTACGGTCGTAAGTTTCTACTGCTCGATTGTGACGGTTTTACACGCTGCTACTTCGAGAAAGCGCTCAAGATCATCCAACCGGACCGGGTTCAGCTAAGCGCTTCGCCGAAGCGTTCTCCGCGGCTCAAAATCCCCACGTACCTTGGCATCGGTACGCCGGAGGATTCGCTAGCCTCACACCACAGTCTAGTGCCCAAGAGCCCGAAGAAGGACGTCGTCACATATCTGGTGAACGTTAACAAATTCCTTCGCTATGGTTGCGTGCTCGATACGGCCCACCCGGAGGATCAGGTACGTCGGTTCGTGCTGAGCCTATCGCTGGCCGATGGGACTATTGGCATAATGGAATCGTCGATCGACAATTCGGGCATCCGCGGTGGAAGGTTCTTGTCGCCGCGCAAAATCTGGTTGCCCGGGTGCGATCCGAACGAACCCGACTACTACACGGCCAAGGATCTGTACATCGGTGCAACGATTGTGGTATTTTCACATCGGTTCAAAATCGTCAGTGCTGACCTGTACGTGTACCGGTACATGCAGGCACATccggaaatgttttcctctCAGACCATCGAAAGCGTGCGTAACTATATGCTCGCCGAGGGGCACCTCAGAGAGGATCTGCAGCAGGCCACGGATGAAGCGTACCGCAATATGGCGCCAGAAGGACCCGAGGGTGAACCGATGGATGAGGTGCAAAAACGATTGTCCGGATTTAAAGTAGACGGTGGCAGGGCTGGAACACCAGAGCTTGTCTGTGCTGCAGGATCACCGGGGCCACAGTATGAAAAGACTCACGTTTGTGGCGGCCAGGCAGAACATCCGTGCCCCCATCCGACCATCCCGGACGAGGAGATTCGTAAGGCGTATCATACCAATGAGCCAGAAGACCTAGCCATCCAGTCGTATCGTGTGCCCGAAAATTATCCATCTTCCCCTTCGCCTCCTAGATCGCCAATGTTGGAAGTTCAAGGAGGTGGCAAAAAAACGGTTCGATTCCAGGATGATTGTTAA